The window AGGATAACGCCTTTGATCTTTTCGTTTTCATCCAGAGACTTGAGCTTTTCGTCAAGGTATCTGGTGTCCATTATGACACCCTCAAGACGGACAACTGCGATGGTGTCCTCCATCAGAAGGTCCTCACCGGTTGCACCCATGACTGTGATGATGCGTACGATCACTGCGAAAATAAGGACAAAAAGGATAGCTTTACCGAAGAATCTGAAGAATTTACTCATAAAACCTCACAAAGAACATGTAAGGAAAAACAGGCTGATGGCAAAATTCTTAGCCTCCCTTTAATAAAGGGAGGTCTGGAGGGATTTTCTTATACAGCAGGGAAATCCACCCCTACCCTCCTTTCCCAAAGGAGGGTGAAAAGAACATGCAAAAGCCAAAAAGCCGCCCCGTTTGGGGCGGCGTTGCTGTTTATGTTACTGCAGTTTGCCTTTAAGGATGTTTCCGAGGCTGAAGCTGCTGTCGTCTGACTGCTCCAGTTTTCTGAGGTATTCTTTAACCTCACGTTTTTCGGAATCCTGCTGGAATCTGCGGACTGAAAGGAGAACGTTTCTTTCTTTCGCATCGTTGCGGAAAACAACCGCTTTAATGGTGTCGCCCACTGCAAATTTGCTGGCGGGGTCGATTCTTTCCACATCAAGCTCGTTTTCGGGGATGAAGCCCACAAGCTCTCTGGGGAGTTCAACTTCCAGACCGTCTTTGCGAACGGAAAGAACTTTGACCTCGACAACTTTGCCCTGAGGCAGGAGTTTGCCGATCTCTCTCCAGGGGTTTGTCTCCATCTGCTTGATACCAAGGCTGATGCGCTCTCTTTCGGGGTCTATTTTAAGGACTTTTGCCTCAATGCTGTCGCCCTCTTTGTAAAGAGCGTGCAGATCCTGAGGTTCTTCAGTCCATGAGATGTCCTTTTTGCGGATGAGACCGTCAAGGAACTCGCCGAAATCGACAAACAGGCCGAACTCTGTGATGGACTTTATGGTTCCGGATACGACAGAGCCTTCGGGGTGGTTGTTCTTAAGAGCTGACCAGGGGTTTTCCTGAAGAGCTTTCAGAGAGATAACCAGTTTTTTCTTTTCGTTGTCAACGTCGGTCACTCTGCCGAGGACTGCGTCTTTAGGCTCGATGGATATCTTGGCGTTTTTGAGCCATGAGATTTCCTCAAGGGGAATGAAACCGTCCACTCCCTGCTCGATCTCCATTACGAATCCTTTATTTTTTCTGGCAACAACTGTGCCTTTAACTTCTGAGCCAACGGGATATTTGTCTGCGGCTTTATCCCAGGGATCGTTATCCATCTGCTTCAGGCCAACTTCAAGTTTCTCATTTTCGAGGTCAATGCTGAGAACTTTGACTTCAAGCTCGTCGCCTTCTTCAAGATATTGGTTGGGGTGTTTTACGACTCCCCATGCTATGTTGTTTTTGCGGAGGAAGCCGTCAACTGCGCCGAAGTTCATGAATGCGCCGTAATGCTTAATGGTCTTAACTTTACCTTTAAGCACCTGACCTTCGGAGATCTCATCGAAGAAGCCTTTTTTGTTCTTTTCGATGGACTGGATCATGTGCAGTTTGCGGGAAGCGAGGAATGAGCGCTGTTTTTTGTTTGACTTAAGAACCTTGCAGTCGAAGGTCTTGCCGATGTACTCCTCGGGTTTAAGGGTTGCG of the Seleniivibrio woodruffii genome contains:
- a CDS encoding S1 RNA-binding domain-containing protein; its protein translation is MSRINENGGDNMRMEDFEAMLEESLQQPEKNSIVKGTVAQINDSDVLVNIGYKTEGVVPSSEFLKDGKLSIKVGDEIEVLFLGVSGGGGYLKLSRKAIEKETDWIDVDKALDNGTPLSVKITAAVDKGFLGKYGEIECFIPENHMDFKNATLKPEEYIGKTFDCKVLKSNKKQRSFLASRKLHMIQSIEKNKKGFFDEISEGQVLKGKVKTIKHYGAFMNFGAVDGFLRKNNIAWGVVKHPNQYLEEGDELEVKVLSIDLENEKLEVGLKQMDNDPWDKAADKYPVGSEVKGTVVARKNKGFVMEIEQGVDGFIPLEEISWLKNAKISIEPKDAVLGRVTDVDNEKKKLVISLKALQENPWSALKNNHPEGSVVSGTIKSITEFGLFVDFGEFLDGLIRKKDISWTEEPQDLHALYKEGDSIEAKVLKIDPERERISLGIKQMETNPWREIGKLLPQGKVVEVKVLSVRKDGLEVELPRELVGFIPENELDVERIDPASKFAVGDTIKAVVFRNDAKERNVLLSVRRFQQDSEKREVKEYLRKLEQSDDSSFSLGNILKGKLQ